From Flavobacterium sp. 102, a single genomic window includes:
- a CDS encoding LytTR family DNA-binding domain-containing protein: protein MLRAVVIDDIDSIRIKNIDIIKSNCPNIAIIGQANSVESGVSLIKQIVPDIVFLDVEMPDGTGFDLLQKLKPINFKVIFITGYEDFAIRAFRFSAIDYLLKPLDPNDLIEAVNKAEESLSKDVLELKLNTLFSNLERPKNLQKLVLKTAEKIYSVNIQDIVNCESDKNYTTFYFINAPKLVVSTTLKEYETLLKPFHFFRAHQSHLINMLYFDHFIKTDGGNTIVMKNKNKIPLAIRKKEEFLALIDTL, encoded by the coding sequence ATGTTACGAGCTGTTGTTATTGATGATATTGATTCGATCCGAATAAAAAATATCGATATTATTAAATCGAATTGTCCCAATATTGCAATAATTGGTCAGGCGAATAGTGTAGAAAGCGGCGTGAGTTTGATAAAACAAATTGTTCCGGATATTGTTTTTCTTGACGTAGAAATGCCAGACGGAACCGGTTTTGATTTACTTCAAAAGCTAAAACCAATCAATTTTAAAGTCATTTTTATTACCGGTTATGAAGATTTTGCCATCAGGGCTTTTCGTTTTAGCGCCATTGATTATTTGCTAAAACCTTTGGATCCCAATGATTTAATTGAAGCGGTAAACAAAGCCGAAGAATCACTTAGCAAAGACGTATTGGAACTCAAATTAAACACTTTATTCTCCAATTTAGAACGTCCAAAAAACCTGCAAAAATTGGTTTTAAAAACCGCAGAGAAGATCTATTCGGTCAATATCCAAGACATCGTGAATTGTGAATCGGATAAAAATTACACCACTTTTTACTTTATCAATGCTCCAAAATTGGTCGTTTCTACCACTTTAAAAGAATACGAAACGCTACTCAAACCGTTTCATTTTTTCAGAGCGCATCAGTCGCATTTAATCAACATGCTTTATTTTGATCACTTCATCAAAACTGATGGTGGCAATACCATTGTGATGAAAAACAAAAACAAAATTCCACTCGCCATCCGTAAAAAAGAAGAATTTTTGGCACTGATTGACACCCTTTAG